The following proteins come from a genomic window of Nitrospinota bacterium:
- the bamA gene encoding outer membrane protein assembly factor BamA — translation MRGSVFKAVGIAVTTILLSVPPASAIDFRKEIKDIKVVGNNRANIQTIHYYIHSRVGSKYSVKTTREDIRRLHDLTYFDDIALEVEEKADGLVLIYRLKEKPFVRSVELKGASEVPEKDMRLLIQMKKGTYFQKHLLKKDIAKIKEKYQKKGFYFTTVDAEIKEAGDDQVDITYNIEEKQKVKISEIRFRENKQLKEYLLKETIESKEVDFFSFFNDSGNFEKEILKTDVLRLESRYRDEGFINATIESPRIEIDRQKGTIYITMVVHEGEQYFFGKITAEGDNLYSAEEILKNISVKEGEPFNQTSFRQNLFKITEMYSNKGYAYANPIPSMKENEEEKVIDIHIKVDAGEKIYIGRIDIKGNDKTHENVIRREFRLHEGELFNGEKMQRTRQRLGNTGYFEAVEIEQKSGSQPNLMDLEVTVVEKPTGNLQAGIGYSFDEEVSVTAKVSENNLFGTGKKLSLSIDQSKLRRDYYMDFSQPKFLDRDIQLGYQVYSRQFDYGTSTHGYTRFNKGASVSLGRGLNEYAYASFLYRLESSEVMPTDGSALSPILQSQQGVKVTSSIQPIFVHDTRDNYYVTTKGHRIRANTIIAGGPLNGDLDFYKLGFEAWQYIPLPKEFVIFGRGQINYGSGYNGDKLPLVENFYLGGVQSLRGFSYGDVGPKDANGLPLGGDSSLLFNLEVHYHFSKTVKGILFYDRGQVYGEGEDLSTTTSRRFDIENMRQGVGFGMNFMTPMMPITLAWGFKLDKMPGETSMQFHFNIGGVGF, via the coding sequence ATGAGGGGGAGTGTTTTTAAAGCGGTAGGAATTGCCGTAACAACTATCCTCCTTTCCGTTCCTCCTGCTTCGGCAATCGATTTCAGGAAAGAGATCAAGGACATCAAGGTCGTTGGGAACAACAGGGCGAATATCCAGACCATCCATTACTACATCCATTCAAGGGTCGGCTCCAAATACTCCGTAAAGACAACCAGGGAAGATATTCGAAGACTTCACGACCTGACCTATTTCGACGATATCGCCCTTGAGGTAGAGGAGAAGGCTGACGGCCTGGTGCTTATATACCGATTGAAGGAAAAGCCTTTCGTCAGATCGGTAGAGCTTAAAGGGGCGTCGGAAGTCCCTGAAAAGGATATGCGCCTTCTAATCCAGATGAAAAAGGGGACCTATTTTCAAAAGCATCTCCTGAAAAAGGATATTGCAAAGATAAAGGAAAAATACCAGAAGAAGGGTTTCTACTTTACAACTGTCGATGCGGAGATAAAGGAGGCTGGAGATGATCAGGTCGATATCACCTATAACATCGAAGAGAAACAGAAAGTAAAGATCTCTGAAATACGTTTTCGCGAAAATAAACAGCTAAAGGAATATCTGCTCAAGGAGACGATTGAATCAAAGGAAGTCGATTTCTTCTCGTTCTTCAATGACAGCGGAAACTTCGAAAAGGAGATCCTCAAGACCGACGTTTTACGCCTTGAATCTAGGTACAGGGATGAAGGCTTTATCAACGCGACTATCGAATCCCCGAGGATAGAGATAGACCGGCAAAAAGGGACCATCTACATAACAATGGTCGTGCACGAAGGGGAGCAGTACTTCTTCGGAAAGATCACCGCCGAAGGGGACAACCTCTACTCAGCCGAGGAGATACTGAAGAATATTTCCGTGAAGGAGGGGGAACCGTTCAATCAAACCTCATTCCGGCAGAACCTTTTCAAGATTACCGAAATGTATTCGAACAAGGGGTACGCGTACGCAAATCCTATCCCCTCCATGAAAGAGAATGAAGAAGAGAAGGTAATAGACATACATATAAAAGTCGACGCCGGCGAAAAAATATACATCGGCCGCATCGATATCAAGGGGAACGACAAGACCCATGAAAACGTTATCAGGCGTGAATTCCGCCTTCATGAAGGCGAGCTTTTTAACGGCGAGAAGATGCAAAGGACCAGACAGAGGCTAGGCAACACCGGATATTTTGAAGCGGTGGAAATTGAGCAGAAAAGCGGGAGCCAGCCGAATCTGATGGACCTCGAAGTTACCGTGGTAGAAAAACCTACCGGAAACCTGCAGGCCGGAATAGGTTACAGCTTTGACGAGGAAGTAAGCGTCACTGCAAAAGTAAGTGAAAACAACCTTTTCGGAACCGGTAAAAAACTTTCATTAAGTATCGACCAGTCTAAACTGCGACGGGATTACTACATGGATTTCAGTCAGCCGAAATTCCTCGATCGCGACATACAGCTTGGCTACCAGGTTTACTCCCGCCAATTCGATTACGGCACCTCCACACATGGGTACACCCGCTTCAACAAAGGAGCCAGCGTGTCATTGGGGCGCGGCTTGAACGAATACGCTTACGCGAGCTTTCTATATCGCCTGGAAAGCTCGGAAGTGATGCCAACAGACGGTTCCGCTCTTTCGCCCATACTTCAATCTCAGCAGGGGGTGAAGGTCACAAGCTCGATACAGCCAATATTTGTACACGATACAAGGGACAACTACTATGTAACTACAAAAGGTCACAGAATACGGGCAAACACGATAATCGCCGGCGGGCCTCTCAATGGCGACCTCGATTTTTACAAACTTGGATTTGAAGCATGGCAGTACATCCCGCTCCCAAAGGAGTTCGTAATTTTCGGCAGGGGCCAGATAAATTACGGGAGCGGCTACAACGGAGACAAACTCCCGCTCGTCGAGAATTTCTATCTTGGCGGCGTGCAAAGCCTGCGGGGATTCTCATACGGCGACGTAGGGCCGAAAGACGCCAACGGCCTCCCCCTTGGCGGCGACTCTTCACTTCTTTTCAATCTTGAAGTACACTACCATTTTTCTAAAACTGTAAAAGGGATACTGTTTTATGACAGGGGACAGGTGTATGGAGAAGGTGAAGACCTTTCCACAACAACCAGCAGGAGATTCGATATTGAGAACATGCGCCAGGGCGTTGGATTCGGAATGAATTTCATGACGCCCATGATGCCTATAACCCTGGCTTGGGGCTTCAAACTCGACAAAATGCCGGGCGAGACCTCGATGCAGTTCCATTTCAATATCGGCGGAGTCGGATTTTAA
- a CDS encoding OmpH family outer membrane protein has translation MLSRILFSIALVALLATDADAKEMKIGIIDMQKALNESKEGKVVLEKMKEKLMKEQDILAKKKDELKKMEDELQSQGFMMDEAKRNKKDQTLRKLSREFERYREDKQTEFMAEQRDATERIYKEILKTLNKYAAEKNFTLILEKGQQAPGVPGSLIYHDNSLDITNEIITLYNSKN, from the coding sequence ATGCTTTCCAGGATTTTATTTTCCATCGCGCTGGTTGCGCTTTTAGCGACAGACGCAGACGCAAAAGAGATGAAGATCGGCATTATCGATATGCAAAAGGCGCTGAACGAATCCAAGGAGGGAAAAGTCGTCCTTGAAAAGATGAAGGAAAAGCTCATGAAGGAACAGGACATTCTCGCCAAGAAAAAGGATGAATTGAAAAAAATGGAAGACGAACTTCAGTCCCAGGGTTTCATGATGGATGAGGCCAAAAGGAACAAGAAGGACCAAACCCTCAGGAAACTTTCACGCGAGTTCGAAAGGTACCGTGAAGACAAGCAGACCGAGTTTATGGCCGAGCAGAGAGATGCCACCGAAAGGATATACAAAGAAATTTTGAAAACACTGAACAAATACGCCGCTGAAAAAAACTTCACGCTTATACTTGAAAAGGGGCAACAGGCTCCTGGCGTTCCTGGCTCCCTCATATATCATGACAACTCGCTCGATATCACGAACGAAATAATCACGCTATACAACAGCAAGAATTAG